The following are encoded together in the Armatimonadota bacterium genome:
- a CDS encoding sodium:calcium antiporter: MVKSVVTLIMSLVIILLGAELFTNGIEWFGKRLRLAEGAIGSVLAAVGTALPETMIPVMAFIQGRESHETGIGAIVGAPLMLNTLAFFVTGASVFVFAAARRRTVEMNVDYVIMGRDLRSFFLVYALAIGAMFLPGGKMPRVIVALFLILTYAYYVQQTFCCVTSPSTEHELGPLHFHREAEVPRLRIIVSQVFVALLCIVGGAKLFVIHLEPLARMLGMPELVLSSIIAPIATELPEKFNSITWIRQKKDTLALGNITGAMVFQSSIPPALGLIFTSWVFNAEALAAGLIAIVASMFAWAELTWKKRLSPYTLTAGIIFYLLYIGVYFIFLSK; encoded by the coding sequence ATGGTAAAGTCTGTAGTTACTCTCATAATGAGTTTAGTTATCATCCTCCTTGGGGCAGAGCTTTTCACTAATGGGATTGAATGGTTCGGTAAGAGACTTAGGTTGGCTGAAGGGGCAATTGGTAGCGTATTAGCGGCCGTTGGGACTGCTCTACCGGAGACAATGATTCCAGTGATGGCGTTCATCCAGGGGAGGGAAAGCCACGAGACTGGAATTGGCGCAATCGTAGGGGCGCCGCTTATGCTGAACACTCTTGCTTTCTTTGTTACGGGGGCGTCTGTATTTGTCTTTGCAGCTGCGCGGAGGCGCACCGTCGAGATGAATGTGGATTATGTTATTATGGGCCGTGACCTGAGGTCTTTCTTCCTGGTCTATGCGCTTGCAATTGGAGCTATGTTCTTGCCGGGAGGAAAGATGCCTAGGGTGATTGTAGCTTTATTCCTCATATTAACATACGCCTATTACGTTCAACAAACGTTCTGTTGTGTGACAAGTCCCAGCACTGAACATGAGCTAGGCCCTTTACACTTTCATCGCGAGGCCGAGGTGCCGCGACTTAGGATTATAGTTTCTCAAGTATTTGTTGCCTTGCTTTGCATTGTTGGCGGTGCAAAGCTTTTTGTTATACATCTGGAACCCCTTGCAAGAATGCTTGGAATGCCTGAGCTTGTTCTATCAAGCATCATTGCACCAATAGCTACAGAATTGCCAGAGAAGTTTAACTCGATAACCTGGATTCGCCAGAAAAAAGATACCCTCGCTCTTGGGAATATAACAGGCGCCATGGTTTTCCAAAGCAGCATCCCCCCTGCATTGGGCTTGATATTCACATCATGGGTATTCAATGCCGAGGCGTTGGCCGCTGGACTGATTGCTATTGTGGCGTCAATGTTTGCATGGGCTGAGTTGACTTGGAAGAAGCGGCTTAGCCCTTATACCCTCACCGCTGGAATTATATTCTACCTATTATATATCGGGGTTTATTTCATCTTTTTGTCGAAGTAG
- a CDS encoding RtcB family protein, whose protein sequence is MPEKWNGPLKNVGKYRWLIPRSYKPGMRTDGLIFASDKLLEKIREDQAPEQVANVAFLPGIQGKSLAMPDIHWGYGFPIGGVAAMSVEDGVISPGGVGYDINCGVRLLRTDLERKDVEPKMQEIIDALFRDIPSGVGSEGRIRLNEQELREVMKKGAKWAVDRGYGWHEDIEVTEENGCLEGADPSAVSDKAIKRGRPQIGTLGSGNHFLEIQVVDEIYEPEIARIFGIDHEGQVTVMIHSGSRGLGYQICDDYLVVMQQAMRKYNISVPDRQLACAPVRSPEGQRYFAAMACAANYAWANRQAMAHWTREAFSHVFGKGPQGLGMHQVYDVAHNIAKFEEHEIDGVRKKVVVHRKGATRAFSPNHPDVPAQYRAVGQPVIIPGDMGRYSFLLVGTEQAMKETFGSTCHGAGRVLSRKAAMKESRGADIQQELSEKGIIVKAASRGTLAEEAPEAYKDVSLVVETAHETGISHKVARMRPLGVIKG, encoded by the coding sequence ATGCCTGAAAAATGGAATGGCCCTCTTAAAAATGTTGGCAAATATCGCTGGCTAATACCGAGATCTTATAAGCCTGGCATGAGGACGGACGGTTTGATTTTTGCAAGCGACAAGCTTTTAGAGAAGATACGCGAAGACCAGGCTCCTGAGCAGGTAGCAAATGTTGCCTTTTTGCCTGGAATTCAAGGCAAATCGCTTGCAATGCCCGACATCCATTGGGGATATGGCTTCCCAATCGGTGGAGTAGCCGCAATGTCGGTCGAAGACGGGGTTATCTCGCCAGGCGGGGTTGGCTATGATATTAATTGTGGAGTTAGGCTTCTGAGGACCGACCTGGAGCGCAAGGATGTCGAGCCCAAGATGCAGGAAATAATTGACGCCCTCTTTCGGGATATCCCTTCGGGCGTTGGAAGCGAGGGGCGTATTCGCCTAAATGAGCAGGAGCTCCGAGAGGTAATGAAAAAAGGAGCAAAGTGGGCGGTAGACCGAGGCTATGGTTGGCATGAGGATATAGAAGTTACTGAGGAAAACGGCTGTCTTGAAGGAGCTGACCCCTCTGCTGTAAGCGACAAGGCAATAAAGCGTGGCAGACCTCAAATTGGCACACTAGGCAGCGGCAATCATTTCCTCGAGATTCAGGTGGTTGATGAGATATACGAGCCTGAGATTGCTCGCATATTTGGCATTGACCACGAGGGCCAAGTGACAGTAATGATCCACAGTGGCTCAAGGGGATTGGGCTACCAAATATGTGACGACTACTTGGTCGTGATGCAGCAAGCTATGCGAAAGTATAACATAAGCGTGCCCGACCGACAGCTTGCTTGTGCACCGGTAAGGTCGCCGGAAGGGCAAAGATATTTTGCCGCAATGGCTTGTGCCGCGAACTACGCCTGGGCTAATCGCCAGGCAATGGCACACTGGACCCGGGAGGCATTCTCCCACGTTTTCGGCAAAGGACCTCAAGGCCTTGGCATGCACCAAGTATATGATGTAGCACATAACATTGCTAAGTTCGAGGAGCATGAGATAGACGGCGTGCGAAAGAAAGTTGTCGTCCACAGGAAAGGCGCTACTAGAGCCTTCTCGCCAAACCACCCAGACGTCCCGGCTCAATATAGAGCTGTTGGACAGCCTGTCATCATCCCAGGGGACATGGGCCGCTACTCATTCCTTCTGGTCGGCACCGAACAGGCAATGAAGGAAACGTTTGGCTCAACATGCCATGGGGCTGGGCGCGTGCTCAGCAGGAAGGCAGCTATGAAGGAGTCTCGGGGAGCGGATATCCAGCAGGAACTTTCGGAGAAAGGTATTATTGTCAAGGCGGCGAGCCGTGGAACCCTTGCAGAAGAGGCTCCGGAGGCATACAAAGATGTCTCGCTTGTTGTTGAAACCGCCCATGAGACAGGCATTTCCCATAAAGTTGCCCGCATGAGGCCATTGGGAGTTATTAAGGGTTAA
- a CDS encoding Gfo/Idh/MocA family oxidoreductase, whose translation MARKIKVGLIGTGSICQSVHIPAYLKHPDAEIVAICDINPETLQKVGDQLGIPENRRFLKFDDLLKLKEIDMVDICTPNYVHMDPTVKALKAGKHVICEKPIALNAKQGEKMVAAAKESGKKLMIAYCWRWNAGAQALKRFADSGALGETYYARVQALRRRGVPSWGVFIDKEKQGGGPLIDIGCHALDLTLYLMGHPKPVLASGKCYTKFGTKKGTFGVWGPWDYDNYTVEDFAVGLVRFENDATLVLESSFCANIEKDIFNVTILGTEGGCSLDPLKMYREENGTLIDVSPVFLPKVGTHEAEIFAFLDAIQNDKPSPVPGEEGLMVAKILDAIYKSSELGKEVRIP comes from the coding sequence TTGGCAAGAAAGATAAAGGTTGGGTTAATCGGCACAGGTTCAATCTGTCAAAGTGTTCATATCCCTGCATATCTGAAACATCCCGATGCAGAGATTGTCGCAATATGCGACATTAATCCAGAAACACTTCAAAAAGTTGGCGACCAATTAGGGATTCCCGAAAACAGGCGGTTTCTAAAATTTGATGATCTCCTCAAGCTGAAAGAGATTGACATGGTGGATATTTGCACGCCGAACTATGTGCACATGGATCCGACGGTAAAGGCTCTTAAGGCTGGAAAGCATGTCATCTGCGAAAAGCCTATTGCGCTAAATGCGAAGCAGGGAGAGAAAATGGTTGCCGCCGCCAAGGAATCCGGCAAGAAGTTGATGATTGCCTACTGCTGGCGGTGGAATGCTGGTGCCCAGGCGCTCAAGCGGTTTGCTGATTCTGGGGCACTCGGGGAAACCTATTATGCGCGTGTGCAGGCTCTCCGCAGGCGCGGAGTCCCAAGCTGGGGTGTTTTCATAGACAAGGAGAAACAAGGTGGAGGACCACTAATAGACATTGGCTGCCATGCGCTTGACCTTACCCTTTACCTAATGGGCCACCCAAAGCCGGTCTTGGCATCGGGAAAGTGCTATACAAAATTTGGGACGAAGAAAGGAACGTTCGGCGTATGGGGTCCTTGGGACTATGATAATTACACCGTTGAGGACTTTGCAGTTGGCCTTGTCAGATTCGAAAATGATGCCACGCTTGTGCTTGAATCAAGCTTCTGCGCCAACATTGAGAAGGATATTTTCAACGTAACGATACTCGGCACCGAGGGTGGTTGTTCGCTGGATCCCTTGAAAATGTATCGCGAGGAGAATGGCACGCTGATTGATGTTTCACCTGTATTTCTTCCTAAAGTAGGCACCCATGAAGCAGAAATATTTGCGTTTTTGGATGCGATTCAGAATGACAAGCCTTCACCCGTTCCGGGGGAGGAAGGTTTGATGGTGGCAAAGATTTTGGATGCAATCTATAAATCATCCGAACTAGGCAAGGAAGTCCGAATTCCTTAA
- a CDS encoding glycosyltransferase family 4 protein yields the protein MRVLMLSWEYPPRIVGGISRHVYDLSRALAERGVNVDVITCEHPGAPSEESDGSLNVYRVPVAPGNDFVHWVHNLNAATEVKAQDILETFKNKNGGWSEPIVIHAHDWLSEFAAKGIKHKYHLPMVATVHATEHGRNQGIHNDLQRYISGVEWELCYEAWRVICCSHYMKEEISSVLGVPYDKLDVIPNGVNPQKFEFDFNREEFRSWFAMPNEKIVFFVGRMVREKGAHVLIQAIPEILSAYQDVKFVIVGGGDKSHLVKLAEDLGVSHKVFFTGYVDDDTLLKLYKVIDVAVYPSLYEPFGIVALEAMVAKVPTVVSDVGGLREVVDHGVTGLTAWADNPESLAWAILQILRNPYTAKMMAENAHRKVMETFNWGRIAEQTAGVYERVWSEYLDSDWGCGKYA from the coding sequence ATGCGAGTATTGATGTTGTCTTGGGAGTACCCACCCAGAATAGTAGGGGGCATCTCCAGGCATGTATATGATTTAAGCCGCGCCCTCGCGGAAAGAGGTGTAAATGTAGATGTAATAACCTGCGAGCATCCGGGGGCGCCGTCAGAGGAATCCGATGGCAGTTTGAATGTCTATCGTGTCCCTGTCGCTCCCGGCAATGACTTCGTGCATTGGGTTCACAATCTTAATGCTGCCACTGAAGTAAAGGCGCAAGATATACTAGAGACCTTCAAAAATAAGAATGGCGGCTGGTCTGAGCCGATTGTTATCCACGCACATGATTGGCTCTCGGAATTCGCGGCTAAGGGCATAAAGCATAAATACCATCTGCCAATGGTAGCCACTGTTCATGCAACCGAGCATGGACGAAATCAAGGGATACATAACGACCTTCAACGATATATTAGCGGGGTCGAATGGGAGCTGTGCTATGAAGCATGGCGCGTGATTTGCTGTAGCCATTACATGAAAGAGGAAATATCTTCCGTACTTGGTGTTCCATATGATAAACTAGATGTTATTCCAAATGGCGTAAATCCACAAAAATTCGAGTTTGATTTTAACCGTGAAGAGTTCAGAAGTTGGTTTGCAATGCCAAATGAGAAGATTGTGTTCTTTGTTGGACGCATGGTGCGCGAAAAGGGAGCGCATGTGCTGATTCAGGCTATCCCGGAGATCCTTTCCGCGTATCAAGATGTGAAGTTTGTGATAGTAGGCGGCGGCGACAAATCGCATTTGGTAAAACTTGCTGAGGACTTAGGTGTCTCACACAAGGTGTTCTTCACGGGTTATGTTGATGATGATACCTTGCTTAAGCTTTATAAGGTGATAGACGTAGCGGTATATCCAAGCCTTTACGAGCCATTCGGCATCGTGGCTTTAGAAGCAATGGTGGCGAAGGTTCCAACGGTCGTTTCGGACGTAGGCGGCCTTAGGGAGGTCGTTGACCATGGGGTAACAGGGCTTACCGCATGGGCGGACAATCCTGAATCACTTGCTTGGGCAATTCTGCAAATTTTGAGAAACCCGTACACAGCAAAAATGATGGCTGAAAATGCACATCGTAAGGTGATGGAGACATTTAATTGGGGCAGAATTGCTGAACAGACTGCCGGCGTTTACGAACGCGTATGGTCTGAGTATCTGGATAGCGATTGGGGGTGTGGAAAATATGCCTGA
- a CDS encoding MFS transporter — MKQFLDGILARYGNYLSTYRALACLGVVSLIAELAYAIINQSAIPPYVQEIGLTAHVGLIYAVFLGVETVFKSPLGSVGDRIGRKPLLVIGALVSSVTALVFTLTRDLWALLVLRSFDGLAAAAIWPTVTAAMSGSVDSSRRTTAMSVMIVTYISGLALGPLIGGLANDMTNSRLTSFYVVSGMFLVTALIAFFLTPCRSKEEMDASHGHDARQMRLSDLLIGLIAMPDMIFLALLAFFGIGLLIPIAKLFAMNEVGMSETKYGGLFLPVALGVASLSLFSGKLGDRWGKARSVRLGIALSALAMWAITGSSEVWEFALSAMFLGVGFVIAMPAWLALVSDMASPHSRGAVIGALGTAQGLGAVLGVASGSYLYKMVPLNFGFISFESHRTPFVVSALTLSLCFMLAVIFVHETEKRRIGKLREES, encoded by the coding sequence ATGAAGCAATTTTTGGATGGTATTTTGGCGCGGTATGGCAATTATTTAAGTACATACCGCGCTTTAGCCTGTTTAGGCGTGGTCTCGCTTATAGCGGAGTTGGCTTATGCCATTATTAACCAATCCGCAATTCCACCTTACGTTCAGGAAATTGGTCTAACTGCGCATGTCGGGCTAATCTACGCAGTGTTTCTCGGAGTCGAGACAGTATTCAAATCGCCTTTGGGATCTGTCGGCGACCGCATAGGCAGAAAGCCTTTATTGGTAATAGGTGCACTAGTTTCGTCGGTGACAGCACTTGTATTTACTTTGACCCGTGATCTATGGGCGTTGCTGGTCCTCCGATCATTTGATGGACTTGCGGCCGCTGCGATATGGCCGACAGTTACTGCTGCAATGAGCGGTAGCGTAGATTCGAGTCGTCGAACGACAGCTATGAGTGTGATGATTGTAACGTATATCTCCGGGCTTGCGCTTGGTCCTTTAATCGGAGGTTTGGCGAATGATATGACGAACTCGCGCCTAACGTCGTTCTATGTAGTTAGCGGCATGTTTCTTGTAACTGCTTTAATAGCCTTCTTTCTAACGCCATGCCGATCGAAGGAGGAGATGGACGCATCTCATGGACACGATGCTAGGCAAATGCGCCTGTCGGATCTTTTGATAGGCTTAATAGCTATGCCGGACATGATATTTCTAGCCCTTCTCGCCTTCTTTGGAATCGGGCTTTTGATACCAATAGCTAAACTTTTTGCGATGAATGAGGTTGGAATGTCGGAGACAAAGTACGGCGGTTTGTTCCTGCCGGTGGCACTTGGCGTTGCGAGCCTAAGTTTATTTTCAGGAAAGCTGGGAGACCGGTGGGGGAAGGCAAGATCGGTTAGATTGGGAATCGCATTAAGTGCCCTTGCGATGTGGGCAATTACTGGTAGCTCAGAAGTGTGGGAGTTTGCTTTGTCAGCGATGTTTCTAGGGGTAGGCTTTGTCATCGCAATGCCAGCGTGGCTCGCTCTGGTCTCCGATATGGCATCTCCGCACTCTCGAGGTGCAGTGATTGGGGCGCTAGGCACAGCGCAGGGACTTGGTGCGGTGCTGGGAGTAGCATCCGGATCATATTTGTACAAGATGGTGCCCTTAAACTTTGGGTTTATATCTTTTGAGTCTCATCGAACGCCGTTTGTGGTAAGCGCTTTGACGCTTTCGCTATGTTTCATGCTGGCTGTCATTTTTGTGCATGAGACGGAAAAGCGTAGGATTGGCAAGCTCAGAGAAGAATCTTGA